The Bradyrhizobium ottawaense genome window below encodes:
- a CDS encoding enoyl-CoA hydratase/isomerase family protein, producing MNAPTTANEDLLYSVQDGIARITFNRPQARNAMTFAMYDRMAEICQEINADRSIKALILTGAGDKAFASGTDISQFRAFKTAQDALDYEARIDRVLGTLEQCRVPVIAAIAGACTGGGAGIAACCDLRIGTETTRMGFPIARTLGNCLSMSNISRVVALVGPARTKDLIFRARLVEAPEALALGLLNEIVPDVETLQRRADETAKLVASHAPLTLEATKEAVRRIRRTLSREEGEDLILKAYMSEDFREGMDAFLNKRTPNWKGR from the coding sequence ATGAACGCACCGACGACTGCCAACGAAGACCTGCTCTACTCCGTCCAGGACGGCATCGCGCGGATCACCTTCAACCGCCCGCAGGCGCGCAACGCCATGACCTTCGCCATGTATGATCGCATGGCGGAGATCTGCCAGGAGATCAACGCTGACCGCTCGATCAAGGCGCTGATCCTGACCGGCGCCGGCGACAAGGCCTTCGCCTCCGGCACCGACATTTCCCAGTTCCGTGCGTTCAAGACCGCGCAGGACGCGCTCGACTACGAGGCCCGCATCGACCGCGTGCTCGGCACGCTCGAGCAGTGCCGCGTGCCCGTGATCGCGGCCATCGCCGGGGCCTGCACCGGCGGCGGCGCCGGCATCGCGGCCTGCTGCGACCTGCGCATCGGCACCGAGACGACGCGGATGGGCTTTCCGATCGCGCGCACGCTCGGCAACTGCCTGTCGATGTCGAACATCAGCCGCGTCGTCGCGCTGGTCGGACCCGCCCGCACCAAGGATCTGATCTTTAGGGCGCGCCTCGTCGAGGCGCCGGAGGCGCTGGCGCTCGGCCTCCTCAACGAGATCGTGCCCGACGTCGAGACGCTGCAGCGCCGCGCCGACGAGACCGCAAAGCTGGTCGCCAGCCATGCGCCGCTCACGCTTGAAGCGACCAAGGAAGCGGTGCGCCGCATCCGCCGTACGCTGTCGCGCGAAGAGGGCGAGGACCTGATCCTGAAAGCCTATATGAGCGAAGATTTCCGCGAAGGCATGGATGCCTTCCTCAACAAGCGCACGCCGAACTGGAAGGGCAGGTAG
- a CDS encoding pyridoxal-phosphate-dependent aminotransferase family protein, with translation MTVHTGRHFLQIPGPTNVPDRVLRAMDMPTLDHRGPEFAELGFAVLASMQRVFRTKQPVIIFPSSGTGAWEAAMVNVFAPGDKLLMCETGQFAVLWRGIADKFKFDVDFIPSDWRHGADLAEIEKRLVADKQHAIKAVCVVHNETSTGCVTPPLEVRKLLDRVKHPALLMVDTISGLGSMEYEHDAWGIDVSVAGSQKGLMLPPGLGFNAVSEKALAVAKANPGMRSYWDWQEVINFNKLGTFPYTPATNLLYGLREAVKMLEEEGLENVWTRHKRHSAATRAAIKVWGLETQCADPAAHSPALTGVRVPDGHDADAFRKVVLENFDMSLGTGLNKVKGKVFRIGHIGHFNDLMLMGTLAGVEMGLDLTKIPHRSGGVLAAMDVLKGRDAVPMTKAQVA, from the coding sequence ATGACCGTGCACACTGGAAGGCATTTCTTACAGATTCCAGGACCGACCAACGTGCCCGACCGGGTGCTGCGGGCGATGGACATGCCGACCCTGGACCATCGCGGTCCGGAGTTCGCCGAGCTCGGTTTTGCGGTTCTCGCCTCGATGCAGCGGGTGTTCCGCACCAAGCAGCCCGTGATCATCTTCCCCTCGTCCGGCACCGGCGCCTGGGAAGCGGCGATGGTCAACGTGTTCGCGCCCGGCGACAAGCTCCTGATGTGCGAGACCGGCCAGTTCGCCGTGCTGTGGCGCGGCATCGCCGACAAGTTCAAGTTCGACGTCGACTTCATCCCGAGCGACTGGCGCCACGGCGCCGACCTCGCCGAGATCGAGAAGCGCCTCGTCGCCGACAAGCAGCACGCGATCAAGGCGGTCTGCGTCGTGCACAACGAGACCTCGACCGGCTGCGTGACGCCGCCGCTGGAGGTGCGCAAGCTGCTCGACCGCGTCAAGCATCCGGCGCTGCTGATGGTCGACACCATCTCCGGCCTCGGCTCGATGGAATATGAGCACGACGCCTGGGGTATCGACGTTTCGGTCGCGGGCTCGCAGAAGGGCCTGATGCTGCCGCCCGGCCTCGGCTTCAACGCCGTCTCGGAGAAGGCGCTCGCCGTTGCGAAGGCCAACCCCGGCATGCGCTCCTACTGGGACTGGCAGGAAGTCATCAACTTCAACAAGCTCGGCACCTTCCCCTACACGCCCGCCACCAACCTGCTCTACGGCCTGCGCGAGGCGGTCAAGATGCTGGAAGAGGAGGGGCTGGAGAACGTCTGGACCCGCCACAAGCGCCACAGCGCGGCGACGCGTGCCGCGATCAAGGTCTGGGGCCTGGAGACGCAGTGCGCCGACCCGGCTGCGCATTCGCCGGCGCTGACCGGCGTGCGCGTGCCTGATGGCCACGACGCCGACGCCTTCCGCAAGGTTGTGCTGGAGAACTTCGACATGTCGCTCGGCACCGGCCTGAACAAGGTCAAGGGCAAGGTCTTCCGCATCGGCCATATCGGCCACTTCAACGATCTGATGCTGATGGGCACGCTCGCCGGCGTCGAGATGGGCCTGGATCTGACAAAGATCCCCCACCGGAGCGGCGGCGTCCTGGCGGCCATGGACGTCCTGAAGGGACGCGACGCGGTGCCGATGACCAAGGCCCAGGTAGCTTAA